The Loxodonta africana isolate mLoxAfr1 chromosome 18, mLoxAfr1.hap2, whole genome shotgun sequence genome includes the window CTACAACCACCCTGAATCGAGGGCAGATGACAGACAGGTAAAGTAAGAAGACAATGTCATAATTGATTTCTAAAGTTTAAGGTCTTATTCTTgggctcaactttttttttttttttttaagacctatCTGCATTTTCTCTTAATTGTAAAACAAACTTGAAAGTTGTCTTATTCTTGTTTGGGGCTTGTGCCATGTATTTCTTGGTCTTTCCCTTTCCTAAAACTTCAGTTCAGGCCCAGAGGCTCCTCTTCGAAGACAAGTTCTTTGATGATCTTCTCACTTTAGAATTTAGAGTATGGATTCTACACTCTCATAGTTCTTCTAGCATTTTCCAGGTGGCCTGAGGACAGCATAGTAGTATTCATGTACACAGGATCTTTGTATAGTATCATAAtgcctatttttttcctttatgttagaTTCTTTAAAGGaaaacaccaaagacattcaaagtGACATAGTATTTTCCATTAATTCTGGTAAAACTTGGTTTTTGGAAGTACAAGTGGGAGAAGTTGAGGAAGGAAATTAATTTATCTTTCTGGGGTTGTTCTTGTTAGAGAACCTCTAGAGGATTTAAGTATCAGCAGATGATCAGGAGGACTTGCAGAGCTGGAGGTATATGTGGTTGGGCAGGTGGAAATTGGTTATCTTAGGTGATCAGCTAGGGTTTCCATCATCCTCAGCCTGGTGGTTCTGAAACACCGTTGGGTGTTAAAGACACAGTGCACTGAGGTATGGAAGGCGCTTGGGAAGCAGGAAACAGGAGGCGAAGCAAGTTAGGagcctttggtcagcagctgcaGGAGGGAGAGGCCAGCGTAAAGGGCacagaggtgtgggagggtgtctgGGTCCCAGGTATACTGGGGGGCAGATCTCTGCACTTCCAGGCCACTCAGACCTACTAGGGCCTCGGTGAGGGTCAGTTCCTCTTCCCCAAGGGAGGAGAGCAGATCAGGTTGCAGGGGGAAGACACCCTCTTTATCCTGCaggaaattctgttccattgtgctCTCCACCTGCAAGGAACCAGACCAGCATGAAAAGAAAGAACTGGaaacctctctttctttctcccaacTCATAAAAACCACAAAGAGGACTACATTCTccccttattattattataactcCTTACATTTGTAAATGTTCTGCAGCTCTTCCTACATCTGGGCCTTTTAACAGCCCTGCGCAGTAGGTAGCACGGTTATTTTTAgtcccattttatagaggagTACATTGAAACAGATTCAGAGATTTTAAAACCTTTGCTCAATAGTCAAGTAATATTGAGCAAACTAAAACTAACTACTGGTTTTAGTTTGCTCAATATTACTTGGCTAGGAATAAGCAAAGCCAAGTCAGATGTTTCTGTCTCGCAAGATCCAGCTGAAAAACCAAGATCATTGCCCCAAAATTCACTCTTGTAAAagtaacagaaaaagaagaaagatgaggACAAATGAGAAGTCGGCATGAGCTGCTGGGATAGGACAGGATCCTCTAGGACTGTGCTGTCATTAGGCTAAATCTGTATCTTTTCCATTGCCTTCCTCCCAAACTCTCCTGGGCATCTGCCATTTTCTCTCACCAGCTTTAGCTGCACGGGCAGGATCTTTTTCTCCATGGATTTTACCAGTAGCTTCTGTTGGGCTTCACTTAGTtctggagaaaacaaaacaaaaaaacccaaatcagaGAAAGGGATGTGTGTGTTGCTGGTATAGAGAGGACAACAGATTTCAAATAGGTTTGCTCCTAGAATTTCAtcattcacccattcattcatgGTTAAATGTCTACACTGCTGGGTGTTAAGGTAAAAATAATACTCCTTTCACTTAAGGAACTTGCAGTCTAGTGGGGAAGACAGTAACTTGTAATTACAATTCAGGGTGTTAAGGGAGCCCATAGCTGAAGGATCTTGGCGTTCAAGGGCACTCTTCCTAGTGGAATACACATCTGAGCTTACACCTGAAGGCAAGGGAGTTTTTCTAGATTCAGGAATGTTTCAtggagagggaagaagagaaaatggCAGCAAGATCAGATATATTACCCTCTGAAATTAAAGCTGACAGGTAGCAATATAGAAGTGATAATCTTAGCTATATAAAGAAGTATTAGTTATGTGGGTTATTTCTCAGTCTTTACTAGGAAAATTAGGTTGTCTTCTCAAACCATCCAAGGTTTAAAAATGTAGATGTAAACTACTTAACTGTGGTATAATTTGCTTGGCATATATGCATTCATGTATTCATTTGGGAAATATTCTGATCCCTGAAAGTTATGTAAATGAAGACATTGTTCTCCACTTACCTGTTAGGGCTCCAAGGAAATAGAGGACAGCTCCCATAGCCTCCTTTGATAGCTGGACATCTTTTGGGAGTGCCTCCAGGGTCACTTCATGTCCCTTGTCTAGAGCCCCTTCAAGCTGTGGGAAAATGTGGGTGACTATTAAAGATAGCACAGGTAAAGGGCCCCATgtggtgcctggcatgtagtaagccATTAACATGTGTTAACTCTCTCCCATTTCCCTTTCAAGGTAACAAGTCTTGAAAGGTATTAGACCCATGGGTTCCTTGGTCCCTGAATCTTAGACTCTGGAAAGGAAAGGTTCTAGTCCCTTTCCAACAGAGGGCCCTTCTGGCATGCTGCCTACCTGTCATTCATGTTGGAGCATGTGCCAGGGAAATCTGCATTGTTGAATTTTCTCCAGGGGACAAAGGGAACAGTAGTGACCTGGCAGCCTGAGGGGTACTTGGCCAGCATTGGGGATGGCATCTACTATTGATTTCCTGGGCCACTGGCTACCTTCTGTCACCATCAGATCCCACCCCACTGGCTGTGATACCCATGCACACCTCTACCAAAAACCTCCTTCTCCCATGTCTCCCATCCTTCCTCAAAGGCCTCACCGTGAGCTCAAGATCTTGGAGCTCCTTTTTATTCCCTAGAAGTTTGCTGAGGGAGCTGAGCAGAGAGCTTTGCCCTACTTGGCTCAGCTTCTTTACTTCTTGGGTCTCTCTTTGAACCTCTTCTTTTAGTGCCTTGAAGTCCTCGTGTGCCTCCCCTATGGAAAAGTAAATGTGGCAAACAAACAACCCTCCATCTGGCACCCTCCCTGTTCAGTAAGCATTTTCCCTGTAGGCCTCCTTCATTTAGCCCTCAGTTTTTTTTTAGGTccctgtgctctgctcccagcttgaGCCTGCTTTGCCTTCTTTCCTTACCAAGGAATGCGGTTATGAAGTTATCCGCCAGCCCTGATAGAGGTGTTGGGGGGAAGGTTtggggtgaggaggtgggccagAATCCACAGTATCATCTAACCCAACAGTTAATTCTCCCTGGAATCCCAGGCCCCATCCTGTATCAGTAGACAGCTGACTCCCTTTTCTCTAAGACTTCACCCGAAAGTTGAGAAGGAAGGTATATTTGCATTCCCCATGAGTTAAATGACAAAGAAGAATGAGTCAAGACCACACAGTAGGACTGCTTCAAGGGCAGTGGGTCTGTATCCATGGGCGTGAGTGGATTTGGGGATAGCCTGAACCTCTAGGGGCCTGGCATTGTAGGAATATGTCTAGCCTGCTTTGGAGAGAGTGGCTCCCTGGAAGTGGCTCCACTTCTAGGACCTGGAACTCAGCactggtcttcctctctttccaccCCAATACTTATCCCACTGCCTTCATGCCAAAGCCTTGGgaaaaaaaccacaaaattccTTACCAACATCAGATGCTTGGATAtctgatggaaaaagaaaaaaaaaaaaaaacctgattaaGAATGAAGTCCTTTGGAATATTAGCCATAACCAGGGGATGAGACACTAAGGAGGGTTAGGAAATATGTCCTGTGTGTCTCCTGGGACATTCCAACCAGTCATCTTAAAGATATTCTTGTTCCATTCCTGGGAGGCAAGAATGGGTCAGCAGAAAAAGGTAATGCAATGTGCAAGGAGTTATGTGGGTTGAGTTGCATCCCAGTGACTCAGTAGCTCTGCCGTGGTTGCTGGGTAGCATAGTTGCAGGTATAACAGGTTATAGCTATGAAGGTCCTTGAGGACAGAGGTCTAGCTTACGTGGACATCTTATCCAAAGACTTTCTCCTTCCATTGCTTTTTCCTAAGCTATTGGAATTTCTGCCACGTTTCAGGGACATGCTCTGCCATGTTCTCTGTCAGTCCCagggagaagggaagaaaaagattGGGGTTATTAAATTCCGAGTCAAGAAAGCTGCAGTGGAATGAAAAGAAACACTTATGGACGAActtctcttctggttttcctGGAAACAGGGACAATGCACGCATGTCAGCCTAAAGCCGAATTCTGCCTTTTATCTAGAACAGTTGTCAAGGCAGTTCTATCAGTGATTATTATAAACACACATGGAGATTATGTTAGCTCATCTACCCCCACAATTTGGGAACACACACTGTCTCCAAGTCTTATTTCTGCTTCTAAGTGTGCCTTCTGGTTTCTGTCTTTCtatttctctgtgtctcttggGCAGAATTTATATGCCTCTTTCTGTCTTCCCTAAAGTTGAGGACAGATATTTTTAGGGACTTGGAAGAGAAAACTAGGGGCTCTTTGGAGGATAATAGTATATAATATTAGAGGGagaaagctcagctgctaaccaaaaagttggcagttcaaatccaccagctgctacatggaaattctatgggggcgatctactatgtcctgtagggttgctatgagttggaattatctcgatggcaacagattttgtttATTAGAGGCTGGAGGGTTTAAGTGGATAAAGCAGGGCTTCTaaccagttaattctgactcaacctcctgctgagaatttgaattccttcccctagatatactgaatcagaatctatggtTTAAtaggatccccaggtgattcttatacatacccacccccccaaaaaatattgttgttaagtccattctgacttatagtgaccctataggacagagtagaactgccacatagggtttgcaagaagtggctggtggatttgaactgccatccttttggttagcagccatagctcttaaccacttgttaaactgtggattctgattcagtatagcTGTGTATTCAGTATAGTatttctgaatcagaatctgtagattctgattcagaaatgaaaattctcagcaggaggtcGAATCAGAATGAACTGATTCCAAACCCTGGGATAAAGTCAGGGGTAGGGCAGAGAGTGTGGGAAGCAGTAGGTAATTTCACTTACCCCCAGGAGGGAAGGTTTGCATGTTATCATTGCAGATGTGTGGAATATCTGTAAAAAGAGAGGGGAAAGTAGAAGGATTCTTATAGCTGCCCCACCTTTCCTTCTGTAGATCCAAGCCCACAGGGCTAGTAAGGGCTAGGACCCTGCCCCACAGTTGCCTCCCCTAGCACCCTGCTCTACCTCCACTGCTGGAAGTAATCTGTTTTTCCTCTGCAAATAGTCTCCTATGACAATACATTCTACCTTGCATTATGCTAATAGTGTCTCTGTTTCCTCCATTGGCTGTAGATTCTTGAGAGTAAAGGCTATGCTTGTTCATCTTTGTACTCCCACCCCCAGTACAGAGGAGATGCTCAGAACCCAGAAGTTCCATCAGCTCTCTCTCCAGAGCAGCCCCTGTAGTTCTTTTCCTGGTAGGTGGACCACAATACACTCCTTCACTTATTCCCTGACTTCTCCATGGGAGGGGGCCAAGCTGTCTTGGTATTGTGAGGGTAATTCTTATCTTCAGGGGAGAAGATGCCAGTCTTGCTCACCCCACTCATCTTTGCCTCTGACCATCAGTTGTCTCACTCGGAAAGCCAGGATGCAGCCCTTGGGGATGGTGACAGCTTCCTTGTGGTTTACGGATCCCTAGAATTAGACAGTGAGAATTTGTGAATCTGCAGATATCCTAAGTATGAGATGCTGGGAGCATGGGTGGGGGAGCAGGTAGAGGGCCAGGCCTGAGAGCCTGTAGGGAGATCAGAAGTTGGGAACCCTTCAGTGGTGTTCCTGATCATCTTTCCACATGAGCCagattctctagaataggctTCAAAGCCCTTACACTCATTTCCACTGAAAATGCCCCCCCAATGACTTGTATCCTcttcctggttctgccacttgatGGGAACTGGGCAGACCTGCTCCTGCACCTGCCTTGTGCATTACCCTGTCCCATTTTAGGGCTTCCATTCAGGTCCtggttccttcttcctttttgtcATCTTCCCAGGCTCTCCTCTTTCAGGAAGCGTTCCATGACTAACCCCCACCCCAGCTCCAGCTCATCCCATAACTATTTATACAAATAGATATAGGAATGTATAGCattacttaaggagccctggtggtgcaacagttaagcacttgattgcTGACTGAAATCTTGGTGGTTTGAATgtacccagctgctccatgggaaaaagattatcgcttagaaaaccccatggggcagttctactctgtcacatggagttgctcgGAGTTGAAAATCGGCTCTACGGCATATAAcgacataaaaaccaaaaaccaaacccattgctgttgactcaattccgactcaaatcaaccccataggacagagcaactgctccatagggtttccagggagcagctggtggatttgaactgccaacatttggttagcagctgagctcttaaccacataaCATTACTTATTTACCTTCAATTTTCCAAGCTTGTGTTCCCTGGGCTTTAACCTACATGTCTCCTCCATGAGACTGAGAACCTCCTGAGAACAAGGAGGTCTCCCCTTTAGACTGGGAACACCATGAAGGAAAAACCATGACTGAGTTTCCCCTTCCCTGGTATTTTCCTGTGTCATCTGGCACAGGGATCTGCCCATATTAGGTATCATTGGCTAGAGACGGGGAGTGTGTCTGGCCAACTGGGGCCTGAATTTTGAGGAGCAGGGAAAAGGATTGGGTCCTTTTCAGTATCCTGGATGGGCACTGGTCAGGAAAAGTGAACCTAGCTTCTGAGGAATGGCTGAAGGTGAATGTGCGTGAGTgtgagagtgtgtatgtgtgtgtgtttgaaccaAACCTGTAGCCCCAACGGGGCAAAGAACGGAAGGGAGAAGCACCCCTCCGCCTTGCCGGCTCTCTCCAGAGTGACCTCCTGCATGGTCTCCACAACCTCCATCACCACGTACAGGTTCTCTCCTCGATCTCGCATCTCCTTCAGGAACGGGTGGTCTTCTGCCAGCTTCCTGTGGCAGGGGAAACATAAGGGAACTGTTCAGAGCTTCTCCCTGAACTGGGCCATGCCCGTCtctgttttctttcattcctAGGAGTTAGACTTTGTGATGTCAGGGAAAAAGTGAGACTCTGGGGTAAGATTAGATTGTGCTTAGAAACCCAGATCTACCACCTAGCAGCAGAGCAGCTTCTCTGAGTCTTAgttgcctcatctataaaatgaggataatgacaCCTACCTCCAGGGTTGTTGAGAGATAAAATTGTAAGCAGCTGGCATAGCACCTGGCCTGGAACAGGGCCTAGTGTTTGCTTCCTTCTCCCCTTTTCCCCAACCCCAGGTAGCTTCCACCTCCCCTCCCACCCAGTTCTTAGGCCTGTTCACCTCTTCTGGGGTCTTTTCTCTCCATCTCTTATCTCTCTTGCTCCTAATACTAGGTCCTCCTCTCCACTTGCTCCTCTTGTTTGCTTGCAAATATGAACATGTTCCTGATCctgaaaatatactttctttggTTTTGCTACTCCCTCAGATAACCGTTCTACTTCTTTCCTTTATTTCATTGGGAAATTTCTCAAAAGATATGCCTATACTCACTGTCTTTACTTCCTCACTGCCCACTCCTAAATTCTTTATAATCTGGCTTCTATTTCCGCTAATCAACTTTAATCACAACGACCACCAAACTCAAAGACTTTCTCTGACTCTTCCCTGAAGACAGCGGGCTCTGCTGTCCAAACCTTCCGTGTGGCTCTGTCTTCTCTTTGCTTCCAATCACACTGCATCACCCTGGTTCTACCTCTGTCTTCCCAGGTTCTAAATCCTATTTGCTCTGTTTTCATCCCATTTTCCTGTTCTTCGGTTCCCTAAAATTTTACTATCTATAAGATTCTGTTCTTATTCGTTTGCTCTCTGAACTCCCTTTGACAGTCCCCACTCCCCATTCCTATAGTTTTAATCTTTATACCGCTGACCTTGGCTTCTCGCCTGGTCTCCAGGCCATGTGTCCAACGACCTGTTGAACAAGCTGATGTTTCCATGGCGCCACAAACTGAAAACAGCCAAAGGGAACTCGTAGTCTTTCTCCTCAAATACACTTCTAGCCTCTGTCTTCCCGTTTCTGTTAATGGTACCACTTGAGTAAAATCTGAGTCATCTTTGACAAAACCCTCTCCCTCACCCTGCAATCAGCTGCCAAGTCCAGTGCCTTCTATCTCCCACAGGCCTTGCATCCATTCTCCCCTCTTCATTCCCACTGTTTGTCCCTAGCTTAGGTCCTCATGACATCTCCGATGGACAGTGGCACACTGTCTTTCCTGGTCTGCCTGCTTCAAACCGCTATTCCTCTGCCTTTACCTGGCACACCTCCTCCATCTGGCCAGGTTAATCATGACACACACCAGAACATTGACAGGGTCTCCCTGGTGCCTACAGAATAGTTCAGCGTCCTTGTCCTGGCATCCGGGTTCTCCATGATCTGGGTCTAACCTACATCTTCTACTTGTTCCAGTCATATCTTTTCTGCACCTGCCAAACTAGTTATTCATGGTCTCTTATAGGTTTCAAGATTTCTCACCAATATGCCTTTGTAATGCCCTTCTCCCAGCCCCACATGTCCAATTTCTACTCATCTTTCAAGGCCTAGATCATAGGCCACCTCCTCTGTGAAATCATCCCTGATTTTCCCAGCTAGAAATCCACCTGACCCACCACAAAACTTGGCTGAACCTCTCCTATGGCACTTACTACTTCTTGCCTTGGATTATTGCTACTGATAATAGGATTTCCTCCCCCCACCACTTCCAGATTGCAGAGTTCTTGGGCAAAGAAGTTCTAGGTGTACCCCAGCACCTAGTAGGATGCTTTGAAGTcagtaaatcagaaaaaaaaaaaaaaaacattgccatcgagtcgattccgactcgtagcaaccctataggacagggtagaactaccccatagagtttccaaggagtgcctggtggatttgaactgccaaccctttggttagcagccatagcacttaaccactgtgccaccagggtttccttgtagtcagtaaaaaaccaaaaaaaaaaaaaaaaaaaaaaactcagtgccatcaagtcaattctgactcatagcgaccctataggacagagtaaaattgccccatggagtttccaaggagtgcctggcggattcgaactgccaaccctttggttagcagccatagcccttaaccactacaccaccagggtttcagtaagggatacataaatatttaatggctGAATTCCAAGCACCCTGGCCCTCCTTACTAGCTCCCTGGTCCTCACCTCTTTTCAACTACAACTTAACTACTTAAAAGTCTGTTATCCTGTCAAGCCAAACCTCTGAGGGACCTAGCATCAAGATCACACCTGCCACACCCCTTGTGCTGCTCAGGCCAGCATTCCCAAGTGCATGCCTGGTATGTGTATCTGGGCCAGGCAGGAGGCTTCATTTATGGAAGCTTTTTTGTTTCAGTGGGGAACAATTAAGATCTCTTCCCTTTCTAGTTTCTTTCATAGAGTCTTAGAGTTGGAAGGAAGCTCAGAGATTATCATCGAACCTCATCATTTTTCAGGAAAGCAAACTGAGGTCCTGAGAGGAGAAGTcacttttccaaggtcacatagcaagATTGTGTGAATGCACTCagacttgtgtgtgtgtggtagtgAGGAGGTGGTACTGGAGATTGAGGAGGGATGGAGAAGAGTGGTTAGGAAATGGCCAGAAGAGTCATCTTCCAAGAGTTCCCCTGTGATGGTCACATGGGTGAAGCTCAGTGTGAGGGCCCTGCTGCACCCTTTCCGTGCACTGCCCCATCCCATCCTGGGTGTTCCCCCCAGCCCTGCCAACTCTCACCTCTCCTCTTGCAAGCTCTCCAGGGCCTTGGGTGCCACACTGAGTGTCTGAACCTCCAGGGTGCTGTTCTGGGAGAGCCCTGCAGTACCTGTCACCTTTACCGTCTTTGGCATATCCACCTTTCCCTCCACTCGGGCGCCCAGCATATTCTTAAAGCCAAAGTTCCCACtatctgttggctctgcaggagagagaagaCAAAAGGGGCTGGGCTGAGGGGCATCCCTCTCCCCACTGCCACCGCCTCAGCTCCTAATGAGAACTTTGGGCTAGATGACATCTACCCATGTCTGGGCAGAAGGAGGCTGGGTGCCTGGCCCCCATCCCTCAGTACCCAACCCCATGCTGAGGCTGACCTGCAGGTGAGCTGCCGGGCTCAAGCACGTCCAGAAGGGTGTAGTCAGTGTGGACATAGCGGGCACCCCAGAAAAGCGTGCCCTTCCTTTTCCTCAGCACCAGGCAGAAGGGATGGAAGCGCTTGAAGTCAATGAGGCTATCAAGGGGTATAAGGTCCCCTCGAGGGTTTAGCTGTCTGGCCAGGGCCCGGGTAACATTTTCAAACACGGTCATTGTCTCTGCAGGGGAGAGAAGAGAGTGTCAAGGTGGCTGCCATGGACACCAGGGCCTAGTAAGACCCCTGGCAGAGGGGCAGCCTGACTCAGGGCAGGAGGAGAGGGGGAAGCTCTTAAAGATGCCTGGATTCATGGAATGTCAGagctgaaagaaaccaaagaagtTCTCGTTTTATGATGAGGCAACTAGGGCTTGAAAGATGAAACACCTTGTCTGAAGTCCCACAGTTGGCTTGAGAGCCCAGACACCCCCTTTCTTTGTCGAGGGCACCTTTTTCACTCCACACTCATTTTCTTCACAGACGCGAGCACAATTGGAGAGTTTCGTTAGCAATGGAAGTAAAGCTTCTCACACAGCTGGACAAACCTTGTCTTCCACAGAGAACAGACCTGGGGACTCAAGGGAAGGAGAGCAGCCCCCACTGTGCCAAAGGATTGGGGAGGTAGATGCTGTTCACCTGCCTTAGTGGCCCTTCCCTTGGGTCGGGTACTCAGCAGTGGCCTGCACCCTGGACTTCTCTTGTGCCTTGTGTAGGCTTATAGGTGTGAATACATCCACCTCCCCCCAGCGACTGCCCAGTGGATCCTGGCACTTCTGTGTGCCTTGCCTTTGCACACACcactccctctgcctggaatactccCTCCCAATGTGAAGAATCCCTTTTAACCCTTTAAGACTCAATTTGGGGTCACTTCCCCTGTGGCCCCTTCCCTTACTCCTTCAGGCAGTTAATGATTCCGCCCTGTGTTCCCAAAGCACTTTGTACAT containing:
- the GSDMA gene encoding gasdermin-A, giving the protein MTVFENVTRALARQLNPRGDLIPLDSLIDFKRFHPFCLVLRKRKGTLFWGARYVHTDYTLLDVLEPGSSPAEPTDSGNFGFKNMLGARVEGKVDMPKTVKVTGTAGLSQNSTLEVQTLSVAPKALESLQEERKLAEDHPFLKEMRDRGENLYVVMEVVETMQEVTLERAGKAEGCFSLPFFAPLGLQGSVNHKEAVTIPKGCILAFRVRQLMVRGKDEWGEQDWHHIPHICNDNMQTFPPGDIQASDVGEAHEDFKALKEEVQRETQEVKKLSQVGQSSLLSSLSKLLGNKKELQDLELTLEGALDKGHEVTLEALPKDVQLSKEAMGAVLYFLGALTELSEAQQKLLVKSMEKKILPVQLKLVESTMEQNFLQDKEGVFPLQPDLLSSLGEEELTLTEALVGLSGLEVQRSAPQYTWDPDTLPHLCALYAGLSLLQLLTKGS